A single region of the Massilia sp. erpn genome encodes:
- a CDS encoding ABC transporter ATP-binding protein: MITIRNLHKTYGAKTVLSDINVHFPAGRISSLIGPNGAGKSTLLMAMARLLEPSAGDILLKGRSALDIRTADYARQVATLRQSPGFNLRLTVEELVAFGRFPHSRGALTADDRRAIDEAIGFLALEPLRHAYLDELSGGQRQMAFLAMTIAQETEVLLLDEPLNNLDMKHTVQIMRALRRLCDEQGRTVILVIHDINFAANYSDHIVALKSGAVRFSGPAGEVVTEERLRELYELDFEIVRSERGCVCNYFNP; encoded by the coding sequence ATGATTACCATCCGCAATCTGCACAAGACTTATGGCGCCAAGACCGTTCTCTCGGATATCAACGTCCACTTCCCGGCGGGGCGCATCAGCTCGCTGATCGGCCCCAATGGCGCCGGCAAATCGACGCTGTTGATGGCGATGGCGCGCCTGCTGGAACCAAGTGCGGGCGACATCCTGCTCAAGGGCCGCAGCGCGCTGGACATCCGCACCGCCGACTATGCGCGCCAGGTGGCCACGCTGCGCCAATCACCCGGCTTCAACCTGCGCCTGACGGTGGAAGAGCTGGTCGCCTTCGGCCGCTTTCCGCACAGCCGCGGCGCGCTCACTGCCGACGACCGCCGCGCCATCGATGAGGCCATCGGCTTTCTGGCGCTGGAACCGCTGCGCCATGCCTATCTGGATGAACTCAGCGGTGGCCAGCGCCAGATGGCTTTCCTGGCCATGACCATCGCCCAGGAAACCGAGGTACTGCTGCTGGACGAGCCGCTCAACAACCTCGACATGAAGCACACCGTGCAGATCATGCGCGCACTGCGCCGCCTGTGCGACGAACAGGGGCGCACCGTGATCCTGGTCATCCACGACATCAACTTCGCCGCCAACTATTCCGACCACATCGTGGCCCTGAAAAGCGGCGCGGTCCGCTTCAGCGGCCCGGCCGGCGAAGTCGTGACCGAGGAGCGGCTGCGCGAACTTTACGAACTGGACTTCGAAATCGTGCGCAGCGAACGCGGCTGCGTTTGCAACTACTTCAACCCATAG
- a CDS encoding iron chelate uptake ABC transporter family permease subunit, whose amino-acid sequence MRRAIPLWAIWLAVVLLAAVFVFAGAGLDFDYVIPKRLLRLAAIAIGGVCVALSAIAFQTLSGNRILTPAVMGYEAVYLLWQALLLLLLGAQGQALLGVGGNFLVSILLMLAYSWGLHHWLLRGSGSDLYRPLLLGLVLTMVIGSFTQFVQLRIAPGEFAVFQGLSYASFNRARPESLLVAALALAAVCIAARKTLPVLDVLALGREQAISLGVDHARHTRRYLALIAVLVAVSTSLIGPTAFMGIFVANTAYALAGNGRHRFTLPLGCAVAIGIFIAAQLLVEHLFNYKTTVSILVNLVCGAYFLALTVRKRSST is encoded by the coding sequence ATGAGGCGCGCTATCCCGCTGTGGGCAATCTGGCTGGCCGTCGTTTTGCTTGCCGCCGTGTTCGTCTTTGCGGGCGCGGGGCTGGATTTCGACTACGTCATTCCCAAGCGCTTGCTGCGGCTGGCGGCCATCGCCATTGGCGGCGTCTGCGTTGCGCTGTCCGCGATCGCCTTTCAGACCCTGTCCGGCAACCGCATCCTGACGCCGGCGGTCATGGGTTACGAGGCGGTCTATCTGCTGTGGCAGGCGCTGCTGCTCCTGCTGCTGGGCGCGCAGGGACAGGCGCTGCTTGGCGTGGGCGGCAACTTCCTCGTTTCCATCCTCCTGATGCTGGCCTATTCCTGGGGCTTGCACCACTGGCTGCTGCGCGGCAGTGGAAGCGACCTGTATCGTCCGCTGCTGCTGGGCCTGGTGCTGACAATGGTGATCGGCAGTTTCACCCAGTTCGTCCAGCTGCGCATCGCCCCCGGCGAGTTCGCCGTGTTCCAGGGCCTGAGCTACGCTTCCTTCAACCGGGCGCGGCCCGAGTCCCTGCTGGTGGCGGCGCTGGCGCTGGCCGCCGTCTGCATCGCCGCACGCAAGACCCTGCCGGTGCTCGACGTGCTGGCCCTGGGCCGCGAGCAGGCCATTTCGCTGGGCGTGGACCACGCGCGCCATACGCGGCGCTATCTGGCGCTGATCGCCGTCCTGGTTGCGGTCTCGACCAGCCTGATCGGACCGACTGCCTTCATGGGGATTTTTGTCGCCAACACCGCCTACGCGCTGGCCGGCAATGGCCGGCACCGGTTCACCCTACCCCTGGGCTGCGCGGTCGCCATCGGCATCTTCATCGCCGCCCAACTCCTGGTCGAGCACCTGTTCAATTACAAGACCACCGTCAGCATCCTGGTCAACCTGGTATGCGGCGCCTACTTCCTGGCGCTGACGGTACGCAAACGAAGCAGCACATGA
- a CDS encoding siderophore ABC transporter substrate-binding protein, with product MTIERRTFLLALAASAALYGCGRKSEPSASATAAAPPATPGFEPITVKHKLGTTTLQQRPQRVAALEMNEADFLDQLGVPIAGMVKDYVPHFLAKYKDDAQVQDLGAIVQPNLERVHALHPDLVLITPLQANHYQELTEIAPTLHFDVDFGNSQSGHFDVVKDHLLTLGRIFGKEDVARAKAAELDAKVQAARRATTGRSEKALVVLHNNGAFSSFGVRSRYGFVFNALGVQPASTAVETSLHGQPISSEFIQQADPDILYVVDRTAVMDRRPVIDAAQVSNPLLRQTKAWKNGRVVFVDADAWYTTGACLSALKIVVDDVLKGYQG from the coding sequence ATGACCATCGAGCGTAGAACCTTCCTCCTGGCGCTGGCCGCCTCGGCGGCCCTGTATGGCTGCGGCCGCAAGTCCGAACCATCCGCATCGGCCACGGCGGCCGCGCCGCCCGCCACGCCCGGCTTCGAACCGATCACCGTCAAGCACAAGCTGGGCACGACCACGCTCCAGCAGCGCCCGCAGCGCGTGGCGGCGCTGGAAATGAACGAGGCCGACTTCCTCGACCAGCTCGGCGTGCCGATTGCAGGCATGGTGAAAGACTATGTGCCGCACTTCCTGGCCAAGTACAAGGACGACGCGCAGGTGCAAGACCTGGGCGCCATCGTCCAGCCCAATCTGGAGCGCGTGCATGCTCTGCACCCCGATCTGGTGCTGATCACGCCGCTGCAAGCCAACCACTACCAGGAATTGACGGAAATCGCGCCCACCCTGCATTTCGATGTGGACTTCGGCAATAGCCAGAGCGGCCACTTCGACGTCGTCAAGGACCATCTGCTGACTCTGGGCCGCATCTTCGGCAAGGAAGACGTGGCGCGCGCCAAGGCCGCCGAGCTCGATGCCAAGGTGCAGGCAGCGCGCCGCGCGACCACCGGCCGATCCGAAAAAGCGCTGGTCGTGCTGCATAACAATGGCGCCTTCAGCTCCTTCGGCGTGCGCTCGCGCTATGGCTTCGTCTTCAACGCCCTGGGCGTGCAGCCCGCCAGCACGGCGGTGGAAACCAGCCTGCACGGCCAGCCCATCTCCAGCGAATTCATCCAGCAAGCCGATCCCGACATCCTTTACGTGGTGGACCGCACGGCGGTGATGGACCGCCGCCCCGTCATCGATGCCGCCCAGGTCAGCAACCCGCTGCTGCGCCAGACCAAGGCCTGGAAAAACGGCCGCGTGGTCTTCGTCGATGCCGATGCCTGGTACACCACCGGCGCCTGCCTGAGCGCCCTGAAGATCGTGGTTGACGATGTGCTCAAGGGCTACCAGGGCTGA
- a CDS encoding sensor histidine kinase, with protein sequence MTAIPIAVPAKPALRTIRRYRATGLLTAAVFAALELGAALAGGPQWTEMVNPPGLLARYLATFLTPAPSLLRAGSDRVMLSFQLFLALKALLVISIVGLMWWRTRPALKCAPALKHLALAAQLLAALALDSLAFHLLVAVQLGALLPLRRALACLAIQILLGIGVDMLALSSASQNLGDRGVFTMMVMLSMERCLLMLGFALAWLARQELQGRMQLAASHAQLRATQSLLGDTVRASERMRIARNLHDAVGHHLTALNLHLDLASRQSGDKPATALATARELSHSLLAEVRGIVSAERQEQDINLRQALQLLCAGIPTPAIELTMDAQADACSPAAAHTLLCCVQEAVTNAVRHAGASRLTIEIRGQGAALLAHIADNGNGSGDAPEGNGLRGMRERLAAQGGVLRTGSTALQGFWLELSLPMKGAQS encoded by the coding sequence ATGACCGCCATACCGATTGCAGTCCCCGCCAAGCCGGCCCTTCGAACCATTCGGCGCTACCGCGCGACCGGGTTGCTGACCGCCGCCGTCTTTGCCGCCCTCGAACTGGGCGCAGCGCTGGCGGGCGGTCCGCAGTGGACTGAGATGGTCAATCCGCCTGGCCTGCTGGCGCGCTATCTGGCCACCTTCCTGACGCCTGCACCCTCCCTGCTGCGCGCCGGCAGCGACCGTGTGATGCTGAGCTTCCAGCTTTTTCTGGCGCTGAAAGCCCTGCTGGTCATCAGCATCGTTGGCCTGATGTGGTGGCGCACCCGTCCCGCACTGAAATGCGCGCCGGCACTCAAGCACCTGGCCCTTGCCGCCCAGCTGCTGGCCGCCCTCGCCCTCGATTCACTCGCCTTTCATCTACTGGTGGCGGTGCAGCTCGGCGCCCTGCTGCCGCTGCGCCGCGCACTGGCCTGCCTGGCAATCCAGATTCTGCTGGGCATCGGCGTGGATATGCTGGCACTGTCCAGCGCCAGCCAGAACCTGGGCGACAGAGGGGTTTTCACGATGATGGTCATGCTCAGCATGGAACGCTGCCTGCTCATGCTCGGCTTTGCCCTGGCCTGGCTGGCGCGCCAGGAGCTGCAGGGACGCATGCAGCTGGCAGCCTCCCACGCCCAGCTGCGCGCGACCCAATCCCTGCTCGGCGATACGGTGCGCGCCTCCGAACGCATGCGCATCGCGCGCAACCTGCATGACGCTGTCGGCCACCATCTGACTGCGCTCAATCTGCATCTCGACCTGGCCAGCCGCCAGTCCGGCGACAAGCCCGCAACGGCCTTGGCCACGGCGCGCGAACTGTCGCATTCGCTGCTGGCCGAGGTGCGCGGCATCGTCAGCGCGGAAAGGCAGGAGCAGGACATCAATCTGCGCCAGGCCTTGCAGCTGCTGTGCGCCGGCATTCCCACGCCGGCCATCGAATTGACCATGGACGCGCAGGCCGATGCCTGCTCGCCGGCCGCCGCCCACACGCTGCTGTGCTGCGTGCAGGAGGCCGTCACTAACGCCGTGCGGCATGCCGGCGCAAGCCGTCTCACCATCGAGATACGGGGACAAGGCGCGGCGCTGCTGGCGCATATCGCCGACAACGGTAACGGCAGCGGCGACGCGCCCGAAGGCAACGGCCTGCGCGGCATGCGCGAACGCCTTGCCGCACAAGGCGG
- a CDS encoding TonB-dependent siderophore receptor — MTHRRPHQRHASTAQPPAHTSLPFALKPGAATRIALLLGLAVGAVPMALAQTPAAGDAAGARKHAPQDTATMATVTVQGQAISTTDAYAGGQVASGGRVGLLGDKDFMETPFSTISYTDKFIADRQAQNITDVIAAADPTVFSNGVTGAWSENYSIRGFSSGTSDMTIGGLFGMAPYYRTSPEMFERIEVLKGPSALLNGMPPGGSVGGTVNLVPKRAGDTPLTRVTASYMSNSQFGGHLDVGRRWGENKQFGLRFNGAYRDGEGAVKRQDKKVHLASLGLDWRGDRARLSLDMYTSTDRVDGVTRGISLAPGVAIPRPPKADTLLNPDWSFVETKDKGVIARGDFDLSDNLQAYAAFGASKTDYKYNGASIGQVLNAAGDYRTIIGQLGFDVEKKAADVGLKGKFRTGDIGHQWALNATHYQHHQDDYGRRSVPGAEWTTNIYNPVWNSAPALVLPHIAKTKVRLSSVGLADTLSFAQDKVQLTLGARHQRVLSDSFSVATGARTSRYDESAVTPAAALLFKATKHISLYANYVEGLSQGATAPMTAANAGEIFAPYKTKQKELGFKIDLGEFAHTASLYEIKRPSSYTAPVTNVFSFGGEQRNRGVEWSFFGTPLRNVRLMGGVAYVDPKLTRSAGGVNQGKIATGLPKLQGKFGAEWDVSALQGLALTANATSVSKQYISADNSLAAGGHTVFDLGARYATKAAGKPLTLRASVNNVTNKAYWGMPLLASLGLGAPRTVQLSATMDF; from the coding sequence ATGACTCACCGCCGTCCCCACCAACGCCACGCCAGCACCGCACAGCCGCCAGCGCACACCTCCCTGCCCTTTGCGCTCAAGCCCGGCGCCGCAACGCGGATCGCGCTGCTGCTGGGATTGGCCGTGGGCGCCGTTCCCATGGCATTGGCGCAAACGCCGGCTGCCGGTGACGCTGCCGGCGCCCGCAAACACGCGCCGCAGGATACGGCCACGATGGCCACGGTGACGGTGCAGGGACAAGCCATCTCCACCACCGACGCCTATGCCGGCGGCCAGGTGGCGTCGGGCGGCCGCGTCGGCCTGCTGGGCGACAAGGACTTCATGGAAACGCCGTTCAGCACCATCAGCTATACGGACAAATTCATCGCCGACCGCCAGGCACAAAATATCACCGACGTGATCGCCGCCGCCGATCCCACGGTGTTCAGCAACGGCGTCACCGGCGCCTGGAGCGAGAACTATTCCATCCGCGGCTTCTCTTCCGGCACCAGCGATATGACCATCGGCGGCCTGTTCGGCATGGCGCCCTACTACCGCACCTCGCCGGAAATGTTCGAACGCATCGAAGTCCTGAAAGGCCCATCAGCCCTGCTCAACGGCATGCCGCCGGGCGGTTCGGTGGGCGGCACCGTCAATCTCGTGCCCAAGCGCGCGGGCGACACGCCGCTCACGCGCGTGACGGCCAGCTATATGTCCAATTCCCAGTTCGGCGGCCACCTCGATGTGGGCCGGCGCTGGGGCGAGAACAAGCAGTTCGGTCTCCGCTTCAACGGCGCTTACCGCGATGGCGAAGGCGCCGTCAAACGGCAGGATAAGAAAGTCCACCTGGCTTCCCTTGGCCTGGACTGGCGCGGCGACCGTGCCCGCCTGTCGCTCGATATGTACACCAGCACCGACCGCGTGGACGGCGTCACGCGCGGCATCAGCCTCGCGCCTGGCGTGGCGATTCCCCGTCCGCCGAAGGCCGATACCTTGCTGAACCCCGACTGGTCCTTTGTCGAAACCAAGGATAAGGGCGTCATCGCGCGCGGCGACTTCGATCTGAGCGACAATCTGCAAGCCTACGCCGCCTTTGGCGCCAGCAAGACCGATTACAAGTACAACGGCGCCTCGATCGGCCAGGTGCTCAACGCGGCGGGCGACTACCGCACCATCATCGGCCAGCTCGGTTTCGACGTGGAGAAGAAAGCGGCGGACGTGGGCTTGAAGGGCAAGTTCCGGACTGGCGACATCGGTCACCAATGGGCGCTGAACGCCACCCACTACCAGCACCACCAGGACGACTACGGCCGCCGCAGCGTGCCGGGCGCGGAGTGGACCACCAATATCTACAATCCGGTGTGGAATAGCGCGCCCGCCCTCGTCCTGCCGCACATCGCCAAGACCAAGGTGCGCCTGAGCAGCGTGGGCCTGGCCGACACGCTCTCGTTTGCGCAGGATAAGGTGCAGCTGACCCTGGGCGCGCGCCACCAGCGCGTGCTCAGCGACTCCTTCAGCGTGGCCACCGGCGCGCGCACCTCGCGCTACGACGAAAGCGCCGTGACGCCAGCCGCCGCCCTGCTGTTCAAGGCCACCAAGCATATCTCGCTGTACGCCAACTATGTGGAAGGCTTGAGCCAGGGCGCCACCGCACCGATGACAGCCGCCAATGCGGGTGAAATCTTCGCGCCGTACAAGACCAAGCAGAAAGAGCTCGGCTTCAAGATCGACCTGGGCGAATTCGCCCATACGGCCAGCCTGTATGAGATCAAGCGCCCCAGCAGCTACACCGCTCCTGTGACGAACGTCTTCTCCTTCGGTGGCGAGCAACGCAACCGCGGTGTGGAGTGGAGCTTCTTCGGCACGCCGCTGCGCAATGTGCGCCTGATGGGCGGCGTCGCCTACGTGGACCCCAAGCTGACGCGCAGCGCGGGCGGCGTCAACCAGGGCAAGATCGCCACCGGCCTGCCCAAGCTGCAAGGCAAGTTCGGCGCGGAGTGGGATGTGTCCGCGCTGCAGGGTCTGGCGCTGACGGCCAACGCCACGTCGGTATCGAAGCAGTACATCAGCGCCGACAACTCCCTGGCGGCGGGCGGCCATACGGTGTTTGACCTGGGCGCGCGCTATGCCACCAAGGCGGCGGGCAAGCCGCTCACGCTGCGCGCCAGCGTCAACAACGTGACGAACAAGGCTTACTGGGGCATGCCGCTGCTGGCCAGCCTGGGCCTGGGCGCGCCACGCACCGTCCAGCTCTCGGCCACGATGGACTTCTAA
- a CDS encoding ABC transporter permease gives MPIRLFGLFVVLCGASLLVGARQLAWPQLVSLSGDAWLTLTASRLPRLAALVLTGVGLSVCGVILQHIVRNKFVEPGTSGGLDAAKLGILVSLTALPPAMATSTLGRMLFALVFCFAASLLYIALIRRIRFRNTVLVPVIGLMYGSVLSAAAEFYAYRQGMLQSMQGWLLGDFSKIVEGHYELIYLVLPIVALTYLYAQRFTVLGMGEDMATSLGLSYAATMTLGLLLVSVTVAATVITVGAIPFVGLVVPHLVARRYGENLGRTLPLIALSGAALLLVCDIAGRLLLYPFEVPIGLTAGGVGGVLFFVLLLRGAR, from the coding sequence ATGCCGATTCGTTTGTTTGGTTTGTTTGTCGTGCTGTGCGGCGCCTCGCTGCTGGTCGGCGCGCGCCAGCTGGCATGGCCGCAGCTGGTCTCGCTGTCGGGCGACGCCTGGCTGACGCTGACGGCCAGCCGTCTGCCGCGCCTGGCGGCGCTGGTGCTGACCGGCGTTGGCCTGTCCGTTTGCGGCGTGATCCTGCAGCACATCGTGCGCAATAAATTCGTCGAGCCAGGCACCTCAGGCGGCCTGGATGCGGCCAAGCTCGGCATCCTGGTATCACTGACGGCGCTGCCGCCGGCCATGGCCACCAGCACGCTGGGCCGCATGCTGTTCGCCCTGGTGTTCTGCTTTGCGGCGAGCTTGCTGTATATCGCCCTGATCCGCCGCATCCGCTTCCGCAACACGGTGCTGGTGCCGGTGATCGGCCTCATGTACGGCAGCGTGCTCAGCGCCGCTGCCGAGTTTTACGCCTATCGTCAGGGCATGCTGCAGAGCATGCAGGGCTGGCTGCTGGGCGACTTTTCCAAGATCGTCGAAGGACACTACGAACTCATCTACCTTGTGCTGCCCATCGTCGCGCTGACCTATCTGTATGCGCAGCGCTTCACCGTGCTCGGCATGGGCGAGGACATGGCCACCAGCCTGGGCCTGAGCTATGCCGCCACCATGACGCTGGGCCTGCTGCTGGTGTCCGTGACCGTGGCGGCCACCGTCATCACCGTGGGGGCGATCCCCTTTGTCGGCCTGGTCGTGCCGCATCTGGTGGCGCGTCGCTACGGCGAGAACCTGGGCCGCACCCTGCCCCTGATTGCCCTCTCCGGCGCGGCCCTGCTGCTGGTCTGCGATATCGCGGGCCGCCTGCTGCTCTACCCCTTCGAGGTGCCGATTGGCCTGACGGCGGGCGGCGTGGGCGGCGTGCTGTTCTTCGTGCTGCTGTTGCGGGGCGCGCGATGA
- a CDS encoding DUF3334 family protein: MNMEEERVIYGTEDLLASLCTSVTRVLNVATQSKINYSAMVQRITKIGLKPDIGCFVLFDGGFTGLVVLNFAADTAMEIYERYMLHMGMPKSELAGSYTSDEVANIMGELMNQIVGDFTGKVRRELQTNITQNQPKMLVLTKQVMLNVDTPLDRPEMRRVSFFTEKNNIFYLELAIDRTEFIKLHDFEVNEITDPDALLDMERANSQGAASAAPASVIDDDADELLKSLGM; the protein is encoded by the coding sequence ATGAATATGGAAGAAGAACGGGTGATTTACGGAACGGAAGACCTGCTGGCCAGCTTGTGCACATCGGTTACGCGGGTACTGAATGTAGCGACACAAAGCAAAATCAATTACTCCGCGATGGTTCAGCGCATCACGAAGATCGGCCTGAAACCCGACATCGGCTGCTTCGTGCTGTTTGACGGCGGCTTTACCGGCCTGGTGGTGCTGAACTTCGCCGCCGATACGGCGATGGAGATTTACGAACGCTATATGCTGCACATGGGCATGCCGAAGTCGGAGCTGGCTGGTTCCTACACCTCGGACGAAGTGGCCAACATCATGGGCGAGCTGATGAACCAGATCGTCGGCGATTTCACCGGCAAGGTGCGCCGCGAGCTGCAAACCAACATCACCCAGAACCAGCCGAAGATGCTGGTGCTGACCAAGCAGGTCATGCTGAATGTGGATACGCCGCTGGACCGTCCGGAAATGCGCCGCGTCTCCTTCTTCACCGAGAAGAACAATATCTTCTACCTGGAACTGGCGATCGACCGCACCGAATTCATCAAGCTGCATGATTTCGAAGTCAACGAGATCACCGATCCGGATGCGCTGCTGGATATGGAGCGCGCCAACAGCCAGGGCGCCGCATCGGCTGCTCCGGCTTCCGTCATCGACGACGATGCCGACGAGCTGCTGAAATCGCTGGGCATGTAA
- a CDS encoding ABC transporter ATP-binding protein produces MLKTFLQLLGKDVAILRRYLWLAVSYGLLCGLTITTLAPALGLLLVGDAAGAAPWLVALLIGMAICWAWRRQVERAGIRVGVALLQSGRHRLGEHVARLPVGWFTAQNTARLGHVVTQGMMAVAQLPAHVFTPVICGVVTPLVIVAALFALHWPLGLIALAGLPLLAGAFVLTARIARRADETYHEHFADASQRMVEFAQAQSVLRAFNGEGGGTRFLEQAVERQRQAGTRLIWQSALAAVCNVWAVQAIFAALLIAATLWLNQHLGGTLAGADLIGAIVALLLVVRFIDPLLELAAYGEVLRGARGQLEAIEEIYAGLPLPEPAAPQAPRDASVELRDVHFRYAADMPEVLRGVGLRIAPGSMTALIGTSGSGKTTLARLIARFFDVDQGSVLVGGVDVRQMSHTQLAGQISQIFQDNYLFAGNIADNIRVGKPDASEAEIMEAARQAGVTEIIERLPQGMATLVGEGGARLSGGERQRIAIARALVKDAPILLVDEATAALDAENQAAIADTLARLRGQRTLIVIAHQLSTVAMADQIVVLDEGRVVEQGTPAQLRAKQGLYAQFLAQRQTAKGWRIAASTATEAEAPVAAAVATKVAGTMAVAADEANS; encoded by the coding sequence ATGCTGAAAACCTTTTTGCAATTGCTGGGCAAGGATGTCGCCATCCTGCGCCGCTACCTCTGGCTGGCGGTGAGCTATGGCCTGCTGTGCGGGCTGACCATCACGACCCTGGCGCCCGCGCTGGGTCTCCTGCTTGTAGGCGATGCAGCCGGGGCCGCGCCCTGGCTGGTCGCGCTGCTGATCGGCATGGCCATCTGCTGGGCCTGGCGGCGCCAGGTGGAGCGGGCCGGCATCCGCGTCGGCGTCGCCCTCCTGCAAAGCGGCCGCCATCGTCTGGGCGAGCACGTCGCGCGTCTGCCGGTGGGCTGGTTCACGGCACAGAATACGGCCCGCCTCGGCCATGTCGTCACCCAGGGCATGATGGCCGTGGCCCAACTGCCCGCCCATGTGTTCACGCCCGTGATCTGCGGCGTGGTGACGCCGCTGGTGATCGTGGCGGCGCTGTTCGCGCTGCATTGGCCGCTGGGCCTGATCGCGCTGGCGGGCCTGCCCCTGCTGGCCGGCGCCTTCGTGCTGACGGCGCGGATCGCGCGCCGCGCCGACGAAACCTATCATGAGCACTTTGCCGATGCCAGCCAGCGCATGGTGGAATTCGCGCAGGCCCAGTCGGTGCTGCGCGCCTTCAATGGCGAGGGCGGCGGCACACGCTTCCTCGAACAGGCCGTCGAGCGGCAGCGCCAAGCGGGCACGCGGCTGATCTGGCAATCGGCGCTGGCCGCGGTCTGCAATGTCTGGGCCGTGCAAGCCATCTTCGCCGCCCTGCTGATCGCCGCCACGCTGTGGCTGAACCAGCATCTGGGCGGCACACTGGCCGGCGCAGACCTGATCGGCGCTATCGTCGCGCTGCTGCTGGTGGTGCGCTTCATCGACCCGCTGCTGGAACTGGCCGCTTATGGCGAGGTGCTGCGCGGCGCCCGTGGCCAGCTCGAAGCAATCGAGGAAATTTATGCCGGCCTGCCCCTGCCGGAACCTGCCGCGCCGCAGGCGCCGCGCGACGCCTCGGTCGAGCTGCGTGACGTCCATTTCCGCTATGCGGCGGATATGCCCGAGGTGCTGCGCGGCGTCGGCCTGCGCATCGCGCCGGGCAGCATGACGGCGCTGATCGGCACATCGGGTTCGGGCAAGACCACCTTGGCACGCCTGATCGCCCGCTTCTTCGACGTGGACCAGGGCAGCGTGCTGGTGGGCGGCGTCGACGTGCGGCAGATGTCCCATACTCAATTAGCCGGCCAGATCAGCCAGATCTTCCAGGACAACTACCTGTTCGCGGGCAACATTGCCGACAATATCCGCGTCGGCAAGCCCGATGCCAGCGAAGCAGAGATCATGGAGGCGGCGCGCCAGGCTGGCGTGACTGAGATCATCGAACGCCTGCCGCAAGGCATGGCCACCCTGGTGGGTGAAGGCGGTGCACGCTTGTCGGGCGGCGAACGGCAGCGTATCGCCATCGCCCGCGCCCTGGTCAAGGACGCACCCATCCTGCTGGTGGACGAAGCCACCGCCGCGCTGGACGCGGAAAACCAGGCCGCCATCGCCGACACGCTGGCAAGGCTGCGCGGCCAGCGCACGCTGATCGTGATCGCACACCAGCTCTCCACCGTCGCCATGGCCGACCAGATCGTGGTGCTCGATGAAGGCCGGGTGGTCGAACAAGGCACGCCGGCGCAACTGCGCGCCAAGCAAGGTCTCTACGCGCAATTCCTGGCCCAGCGCCAAACCGCCAAAGGCTGGCGCATCGCAGCCAGCACGGCGACGGAGGCGGAAGCGCCAGTAGCTGCGGCGGTAGCGACCAAGGTTGCAGGGACGATGGCGGTGGCAGCTGATGAGGCAAATAGCTGA